From Gammaproteobacteria bacterium:
GGATGACGTGGTTGCGCTATGATTGGGACGGTGATGGCAACCACGACGACGATCCCACCGCCCGCGTGAGCTTTGGGCTCTTCTCAGGTCCCATGCAGTTCATCTATCTCAGAGAACCCTGGAATTAATCTATATTGCTGCCCGGCGGAGTACCTGCGCCGATCCGCGGTGCCCGCGCGCTTGGGTGGCGGGCCGTCCCCGCTCCAAGTTCCAAAAGGCAGTCAACCCGTCGGCTTTGCGGACCCGATCCTTTCCCGACGGGCCCGTTTAAACCGTCTATAATTTGAAAAATAGCATTTATAGTAAGTAGTTAGTGTTGAAACCTTTAGCAATCTATTATAAGTTAGGATGAGATGGGGCGTTGCCGCCTGCTGGGCGGGGCGCGTTGAGAATAGAACACCGGACAGCGAGGTAGGTGTCCCTGTGGTGCTTGGCCGGCTTAAGCGAAAACCAAAAGGTGATGTCACAGTCGCCGTGTGCCCGATGCCAGACGGGATCAGCATCGCACGCGTTCAGCGAGATCCTGACCTGCCGCCGAGCCTCGACCTCTGCGAATACAAGGAAGTTCATGACCTTGGGGAGCAGGATGCCGTATTGAAGAAGCTCGTCGCTAGCCACGGCCTTGATCAGTATCGATGCACGAGCCTCATGGATCCGGGCTCCTACAGCCTCCTGCTGGTCGAGGCGCCGGATGTGCTGCCATCGGAACTGCGGGCGGCGATACGCTGGCGGATCAGGGACCTGATTGACTTTCACTATGATGATGCGGTCATCGACCTGTTTGAGGTGCCCGAAGAGGCTGAAAAAGGGCCAGGCTTTGCGGGTAAGGCGAAGATGATGTACGCGGTGGCCGCGCGTTCGGCGCTTGTTAAACAACGCATCGATCAGTTAGTCAACGCCGGCCTGGATCTTTCCGTCGTCGATGTCCCGGAACTCGCCATGCGGAACATTGCGTCCTTGTTACCCGAAGATGTCGGGGGGGCAGCACTCATCTACCTGGGTCGCGAGAATGGGCTCGTCACCCTGACGCGCCAATCGATACTCTATCTTTCGAGGCGAATTGAATCGGGCTCCGAGTCGGTATTGTACGCTCCACAAAGCGACACCCTGGACCCCGCTATTCAGCAATGGCTCGATGGCATCGTCGTTGAACTGCGGCGGTCACTGGATTATTACGAAAGCCATTTCACGCAGCCGCCCATATCGAATCTGGTCATTGCACCCTTAGAGCGGCAGATCCCTGGAATGGCGGAATATCTTTCCGAACAGCTCGACGTATCCGCGCGCATGTTGGACTTGAATGCGTTGATCGATAGTGCAAACCATTTGGGTGCGACATCACAGTTCCGTTGCTTTCTGGCTATCGGCGCCGCGTTGCGTATGGATGAGGCGACCTTATGAAGCAGCAGATCAATCTTTATCAGCCGATATTCCGCACGCAGAAGAATATCTTTACGGCGCTTGCCATTGCTGAGGTGTGCGGATTGGTTATAGTTGGGCTCCTTATTATGTACGGTTACGCGGCTTGGGAAGTACATGGACTGAAGACAGAGGTTTCCAAGTTCAACGAACAACGCGACGCTGCGCTCAGTAAGACCGATGCGCTGCGAGAACAATTTCCTGGTAGGCAGAAAAGCAAGCAACTCGAAGAAGACATCGAACGATTGACTGCAGAGTTGATTGCGCGACAACGAATCGCAGAAATCCTGTCAGGCGGAAGATTAGGGAACACGGAAGGGTTCTCGGATTACTTGGAGGCCCTTGCAAGGCGCCATGTTCAGGGAACATGGCTGACTGGGATCAATATCTCACACGGTGGTCAAACGATTAGCATTGCAGGCAGCACACTCGTGCCCGATCTGGTGCCCGTATATCTGCAACGGCTGGCGGATGAGACAGTCTTTTCAGGTTTGTCATTTAATGTCATGCAAATGGAGCGCGCCTCGGAAGAATCGACAAAAGTAAACTTTACGGTACGCACAGGTGGTAGTTCAGAGTAGGAGCGGTTAATGGGACGACTTAGAGAGTTAATGGCATGGATCGATGCGCTCAGCTTTCGCGAGCGGGGGCTGATTCTAGTGATTGCGTTGTTTGTGTTCTACGGACTGTGGGACACGCTTTTAATGCAGCCGCTGGATGCCAAGCAAGAAAAACTGAGCAAGCAGCTTGAGCAGACCCAACAGGAGGTGTTGAGCTTTCAGCAACAGGCACAGACGATCGTTGAAT
This genomic window contains:
- a CDS encoding PilN domain-containing protein, with amino-acid sequence MKQQINLYQPIFRTQKNIFTALAIAEVCGLVIVGLLIMYGYAAWEVHGLKTEVSKFNEQRDAALSKTDALREQFPGRQKSKQLEEDIERLTAELIARQRIAEILSGGRLGNTEGFSDYLEALARRHVQGTWLTGINISHGGQTISIAGSTLVPDLVPVYLQRLADETVFSGLSFNVMQMERASEESTKVNFTVRTGGSSE